The Streptomyces sp. NBC_01268 genome window below encodes:
- a CDS encoding sigma-70 family RNA polymerase sigma factor, whose protein sequence is MRDDETMGSPVPAGQGEIGALVHRAVEGDQQATHDLLARVHPLALRYCRTRLNRLPGDARHFVEDLAQEVCVAVLMALPRYKDTGRPFEAFVFAIAGHKVADLQRAAMRHPGSTAVPSDEMPERPDDSLGPEERALLSDDAEWAKKLLANLPENQRELLVLRVAVGLTAEETGQMLGMSPGAVRVAQHRALSRLRALAEQ, encoded by the coding sequence ATGCGCGACGACGAGACCATGGGGTCCCCCGTGCCCGCAGGGCAGGGGGAGATCGGTGCACTCGTTCACCGTGCCGTGGAGGGGGACCAGCAGGCGACGCACGACCTCCTCGCGCGCGTGCACCCCCTTGCCCTGCGCTACTGCCGTACGCGGCTGAACCGGCTGCCCGGTGACGCCCGTCACTTCGTGGAGGACCTCGCCCAGGAGGTCTGCGTCGCGGTCCTGATGGCGTTGCCGCGCTACAAGGACACGGGCAGACCCTTCGAGGCGTTCGTCTTCGCGATCGCCGGACACAAGGTCGCCGACCTCCAGCGGGCCGCCATGCGGCACCCGGGTTCGACGGCCGTGCCCTCCGACGAGATGCCCGAGCGGCCCGACGACTCGCTCGGGCCCGAGGAGCGGGCGCTCCTCAGTGACGACGCCGAGTGGGCCAAGAAGCTGCTCGCCAACCTCCCGGAGAACCAGCGCGAGCTGCTCGTCCTCCGGGTGGCCGTCGGGCTGACCGCCGAGGAGACCGGGCAGATGCTCGGGATGTCCCCGGGCGCGGTCCGGGTGGCGCAGCACCGTGCGCTGAGCCGGCTGCGGGCACTGGCCGAGCAGTAA
- a CDS encoding nucleotide sugar dehydrogenase → MPADLAVIGLGHHGLPLAQAATTAGVGTIGYDTDPRPVAELAAGRPPVDGSLTAAEIRRMLAAGFRPATDPAELGRVRTAVICAPTPPGPDGALDLTDVTDAARALAARLRPHTTVLLESPVPPGTTEGPLRELLETGSGLRAGRDFHLAYSPGRLDPGSRTHGFAGTPKVIGGLTPACTESAAAFYGRLTDKVVRARGPREAETVKLLETNFRHVNIALVNEMAVLCHELGVDLWDVIRCAETKPFGFQAFRPGPGVGGHGVPVDTVGAHRPLRLVELAGQVNERMPQYVVQRCATLLNEHGKSARGARILLLGITYKPDLADRQGSPADEIARRLMDLGATVSYHDPHVLDWRVRDLPVPRADSLYEAAAHADLTILLQHHRTYDLQGLSVKAQLLLDTRGATPGGAAHRL, encoded by the coding sequence ATGCCCGCTGATCTCGCCGTCATCGGCCTCGGCCACCACGGTCTCCCCCTCGCCCAGGCGGCCACCACGGCCGGCGTCGGCACCATCGGCTACGACACCGACCCCCGACCCGTCGCCGAACTCGCCGCCGGACGGCCCCCCGTCGACGGCTCGCTCACCGCGGCCGAGATCCGCCGGATGCTCGCCGCGGGCTTCCGCCCCGCCACCGACCCCGCCGAACTCGGCCGGGTCCGCACCGCCGTCATCTGCGCACCCACCCCGCCGGGACCGGACGGCGCCCTCGACCTCACCGACGTCACCGACGCCGCCCGCGCCCTCGCCGCCCGGCTGCGCCCCCACACGACGGTCCTCCTGGAGTCCCCCGTACCCCCCGGGACCACCGAAGGCCCGCTCCGCGAACTCCTCGAAACCGGCTCCGGGCTGCGCGCCGGGCGCGACTTCCACCTCGCCTACTCCCCCGGCCGCCTCGACCCCGGCAGCCGCACCCACGGCTTCGCCGGCACGCCCAAGGTCATCGGCGGGCTGACCCCCGCCTGTACCGAGTCCGCCGCCGCGTTCTACGGCCGCCTCACCGACAAGGTGGTCCGCGCCCGCGGCCCGCGCGAGGCCGAGACCGTGAAGCTCCTGGAGACCAACTTCCGGCACGTCAACATCGCCCTGGTCAACGAGATGGCGGTGCTCTGCCACGAACTCGGCGTCGACCTCTGGGACGTCATCCGCTGCGCCGAGACCAAGCCCTTCGGCTTCCAGGCCTTCCGCCCCGGCCCCGGCGTCGGCGGCCACGGCGTCCCCGTGGACACCGTCGGCGCCCACCGCCCGCTGCGCCTGGTCGAACTCGCCGGCCAGGTCAACGAACGCATGCCGCAGTACGTCGTCCAGCGCTGCGCCACCCTCCTCAACGAGCACGGCAAGTCCGCCCGCGGCGCCCGGATCCTGCTGCTCGGCATCACGTACAAACCCGACCTCGCCGACCGGCAGGGCTCCCCCGCCGACGAGATCGCCCGCCGCCTGATGGACCTGGGCGCCACGGTCAGCTACCACGACCCGCACGTCCTCGACTGGCGCGTCCGCGACCTGCCGGTCCCCCGCGCCGACTCCCTCTACGAGGCCGCCGCCCACGCCGACCTGACGATCCTGCTCCAGCACCACCGCACGTACGACCTCCAGGGCCTGTCCGTGAAGGCGCAGCTGCTCCTCGACACCCGGGGCGCCACCCCGGGGGGCGCCGCGCACCGGCTGTAG
- a CDS encoding glycerol-3-phosphate dehydrogenase/oxidase, producing the protein MRTATLGPAERTAALAAMAERELDVLVVGAGVVGAGTALDAVTRGLSTGLVEARDWASGTSSRSSKLIHGGLRYLEMLDFALVREALKERGLLLERLAPHLVKPVPFLYPLQHKGWERWYAGSGVALYDAMSVSSGHGRGLPVHRHLSRGRALRVAPCLKKDALVGALQYYDAQMDDARFVTTLVRTAASYGAQVASRARVVGFLREGERVVGARVQDVETGGEYAIRARQIVNATGVWTDDTQALIGERGQFHVRASKGIHLVVPKDRIHSTTGLILRTEKSVLFVIPWGRHWIIGTTDTDWDLDKAHPAASSADIDYLLEHVNGVLATPLGRDDVQGVYAGLRPLLAGESDATSKLSREHTVAHPAPGLVVVAGGKYTTYRVMAKDAVDEAVHGLDKRVADCVTEDTPLIGAEGYRALWNARAGIAARAGLHVARVEHLLNRYGSLTEEILDLIAADPSLGAPLPAAEDYLRAEIVYAASHEGARHLDDVLTRRTRISIETFDRGTRSARECAELMAPVLGWDAHQVDKEVEHYEKRVQAERESQRQPDDLTADAARLGAPDIVPL; encoded by the coding sequence GTGAGGACAGCGACACTGGGACCCGCCGAGCGCACGGCGGCGCTCGCGGCGATGGCCGAGCGCGAGCTGGACGTGCTGGTCGTCGGCGCCGGAGTCGTCGGCGCGGGCACCGCGCTCGACGCGGTCACCCGAGGCCTCTCCACCGGCCTCGTCGAGGCGCGCGACTGGGCCTCCGGCACCTCCAGCCGGTCCAGCAAGCTGATCCACGGCGGCCTGCGCTATCTGGAGATGCTCGACTTCGCCCTCGTCCGCGAGGCCCTCAAGGAGCGCGGCCTGCTCCTCGAACGGCTCGCACCCCACCTGGTCAAACCCGTCCCGTTCCTCTACCCGCTCCAGCACAAGGGCTGGGAGCGCTGGTACGCGGGCTCGGGCGTCGCGCTGTACGACGCGATGTCCGTCTCCTCGGGTCACGGGCGCGGCCTGCCCGTCCATCGCCACCTCAGCCGCGGCCGCGCCCTGCGGGTGGCGCCCTGCCTCAAGAAGGACGCCCTGGTCGGCGCCCTGCAGTACTACGACGCGCAGATGGACGACGCCCGCTTCGTCACCACCCTCGTCCGCACCGCCGCGAGCTACGGGGCGCAGGTCGCCAGCCGGGCCCGGGTCGTCGGGTTCCTGCGCGAGGGCGAGCGGGTGGTCGGCGCCCGGGTCCAGGACGTCGAGACCGGTGGGGAGTACGCGATCAGGGCCCGCCAGATCGTCAACGCCACCGGCGTGTGGACCGACGACACCCAGGCCCTCATCGGCGAGCGCGGCCAGTTCCACGTCCGCGCCTCCAAGGGCATCCACCTGGTCGTGCCCAAGGACCGCATCCACTCCACCACCGGACTCATCCTGCGCACCGAGAAGTCCGTGCTGTTCGTCATCCCCTGGGGCCGCCACTGGATCATCGGCACCACCGACACCGACTGGGACCTCGACAAGGCCCACCCCGCCGCCTCCAGCGCCGACATCGACTACCTCCTGGAGCACGTGAACGGGGTCCTCGCGACCCCGCTCGGCCGCGACGACGTCCAGGGCGTCTACGCGGGCCTGCGCCCGCTGCTGGCCGGCGAGTCGGACGCCACTAGCAAACTCTCCCGCGAACACACCGTCGCCCACCCCGCCCCCGGACTCGTCGTCGTCGCCGGGGGCAAGTACACGACCTACCGCGTGATGGCGAAGGACGCCGTCGACGAGGCCGTCCACGGCCTCGACAAACGGGTCGCCGACTGCGTCACCGAGGACACCCCGCTCATCGGCGCGGAGGGGTACCGGGCCCTGTGGAACGCCCGCGCCGGAATCGCCGCCCGCGCCGGGCTCCACGTGGCCCGGGTGGAGCATCTGCTCAACCGCTACGGCTCCCTGACGGAGGAGATCCTCGACCTGATCGCCGCCGACCCCTCGCTCGGCGCGCCGCTGCCCGCCGCCGAGGACTACCTGCGGGCCGAGATCGTCTACGCGGCCTCGCACGAAGGCGCCCGCCACCTCGACGACGTCCTCACCCGGCGCACCCGCATCTCCATCGAGACCTTCGACCGGGGCACCCGCAGCGCCCGGGAGTGCGCCGAACTGATGGCGCCGGTGCTCGGCTGGGACGCGCACCAGGTCGACAAGGAGGTCGAGCACTACGAGAAGAGGGTCCAGGCGGAACGCGAATCGCAGCGCCAGCCCGACGACCTGACGGCGGACGCGGCCAGGCTGGGGGCGCCCGACATCGTGCCGCTCTGA
- a CDS encoding GuaB3 family IMP dehydrogenase-related protein, whose product MTEIEIGRGKRGRRAYAFDDIAVVPSRRTRDPKEVSIAWQIDAYRFELPFLAAPMDSVVSPQTAIRIGELGGLGVLNLEGLWTRYEDPQPLLDEIAEMDEETATRRLQEIYAAPIKEELIGQRIKEVRDSGVVTAAALSPQRTAQFSKAVVDAGVDIFVIRGTTVSAEHVSGAAEPLNLKQFIYELDVPVIVGGCATYTAALHLMRTGAAGVLVGFGGGAAHTTRNVLGIQVPMATAVADVAAARRDYMDESGGRYVHVIADGGVGWSGDLPKAIACGADAVMMGSPLARATDAPGKGHHWGMEAVHEDVPRGKLVDLGIVGTTEEVLTGPSHTPDGSMNFFGALRRAMATTGYSELKEFQRVEVTVADAQHKR is encoded by the coding sequence GTGACTGAGATCGAGATCGGGCGCGGCAAGCGCGGCCGCAGGGCGTACGCGTTCGACGACATCGCCGTCGTACCGAGCCGGCGCACCCGGGACCCGAAGGAGGTCTCGATCGCCTGGCAGATCGACGCCTACCGCTTCGAGCTCCCGTTCCTGGCCGCCCCCATGGACTCGGTCGTCTCGCCGCAGACCGCCATCCGCATCGGCGAGCTCGGCGGCCTGGGCGTGCTGAACCTCGAGGGCCTGTGGACCCGCTACGAGGACCCGCAGCCGCTGCTCGACGAGATCGCCGAGATGGACGAGGAGACCGCCACCCGCCGTCTGCAGGAGATCTACGCGGCTCCGATCAAGGAGGAGCTGATCGGGCAGCGCATCAAGGAGGTGCGCGACTCGGGTGTGGTCACCGCCGCCGCGCTCTCCCCGCAGCGCACCGCGCAGTTCTCCAAGGCCGTGGTCGACGCCGGCGTGGACATCTTCGTCATCCGCGGCACGACCGTCTCCGCCGAGCACGTCTCCGGCGCGGCCGAGCCGCTGAACCTCAAGCAGTTCATCTACGAGCTCGACGTCCCGGTCATCGTCGGCGGCTGCGCCACGTACACCGCGGCCCTGCACCTGATGCGCACCGGCGCCGCGGGCGTCCTGGTCGGCTTCGGCGGCGGCGCCGCGCACACCACGCGCAACGTGCTCGGCATCCAGGTCCCGATGGCCACGGCCGTCGCCGACGTGGCCGCGGCCCGCCGCGACTACATGGACGAGTCCGGCGGCCGCTACGTGCACGTGATCGCCGACGGCGGCGTGGGCTGGTCCGGCGACCTGCCGAAGGCCATCGCCTGCGGCGCCGACGCGGTCATGATGGGCTCCCCGCTGGCCCGTGCCACGGACGCGCCCGGCAAGGGCCACCACTGGGGCATGGAGGCCGTCCACGAGGACGTGCCGCGCGGCAAGCTGGTCGACCTGGGCATCGTCGGCACCACCGAGGAGGTCCTGACGGGCCCGTCGCACACCCCGGACGGCTCGATGAACTTCTTCGGCGCCCTGCGCCGCGCGATGGCCACCACGGGCTACAGCGAGCTCAAGGAGTTCCAGCGCGTCGAGGTGACGGTCGCGGACGCGCAGCACAAGCGCTGA
- a CDS encoding serine/threonine-protein kinase — protein sequence MSEAEQSRDTGQDPRRDAPAGAATDGDRSAVPAARKADRDQAAQTGTKQDASEDARSPDKDVPEQDAAAGAAAASGARSGTGARTGADLTKKPAATRTPAAGGSTDGAAPATGFGADVADVDAKRAARTGGRTGRADAASTEGRLLAGRYRLGVVLGRGGMGTVWRAVDETLGRTVAVKELRFPNSIDDDEKRRLITRTLREAKAIARIRNNGAVTVYDVVDEDDRPWIVMELIEGKSLADAVREDGTLTPRRAAEVGLAILDVLRSAHREGILHRDVKPSNVLIAEDGRVVLTDFGIAQVEGDPSITSTGMLVGAPSYISPERARGHKPGPAADLWSLGGLLYASVEGSPPYDKGSAIATLTAVMTEPVDPPKNAGPELEQVIYGLLAKDPDQRLDDAGARVLLRAVLDAPEAPPEPSPEATRVVPLPPLPERPPVAPATPAPAKPAREKTGEAADRVRGALKSVRNAASAAKPETERRPGAGAPAQARASLTDVVPRRTLVIIAAVVLAALLGTILYVALGGGQDGGATDKGKGAGTGGTTASAGSTAGGGSDPSTDTGTSGGDPDQQGGGDKPTGNSGGQSGTTPTGTPGGDKPAGPQLPAGYVMVTNGRFHFRMAMPASFKLAAIAGQNSGGIFHAGGSGFPRVQVDFNDSPRDDAASAWRAAVAAVAASSNGYKHIGIRPVEYKGYPTVADWEFERNQNGMRIRILNRGFKVDAGHGYSIMISCKADEWDAADCKTLRETAFATFSPKD from the coding sequence ATGTCGGAGGCGGAGCAGTCGCGGGACACGGGGCAAGACCCCCGGCGGGACGCCCCCGCGGGGGCCGCCACCGACGGCGACCGGAGCGCGGTTCCGGCCGCGCGCAAGGCGGACCGGGACCAAGCGGCACAGACCGGGACGAAGCAGGACGCGTCGGAGGACGCCCGGAGCCCGGATAAGGACGTCCCGGAGCAGGACGCCGCGGCCGGAGCCGCGGCGGCGTCCGGGGCCCGGAGCGGAACGGGCGCGCGGACCGGCGCCGATCTGACCAAGAAGCCGGCGGCCACACGCACCCCGGCCGCGGGCGGATCGACCGACGGGGCCGCGCCCGCCACCGGATTCGGGGCGGACGTGGCGGACGTCGACGCGAAGCGCGCCGCGAGAACGGGCGGGCGCACCGGCCGTGCTGACGCGGCGTCCACCGAAGGACGGCTGCTCGCCGGGCGCTACCGCCTCGGCGTGGTCCTCGGCCGCGGCGGCATGGGCACCGTGTGGCGGGCGGTCGACGAGACGCTCGGGCGGACCGTCGCCGTCAAGGAGCTGCGCTTCCCCAACAGCATCGACGACGACGAGAAGCGACGCCTCATCACCCGGACCCTGCGCGAGGCCAAGGCCATCGCCCGGATCCGCAACAACGGCGCCGTGACCGTCTACGACGTGGTCGACGAGGACGACCGTCCGTGGATCGTCATGGAGCTCATCGAGGGCAAGTCGCTCGCCGACGCCGTGCGCGAGGACGGCACGCTCACCCCGCGCCGCGCCGCCGAGGTGGGCCTCGCCATCCTCGACGTGCTGCGCTCCGCGCACCGCGAGGGCATCCTCCACCGCGACGTGAAGCCGTCCAACGTGCTGATCGCCGAGGACGGCCGGGTCGTCCTCACCGACTTCGGCATCGCCCAGGTCGAGGGCGACCCCTCGATCACCTCCACCGGCATGCTCGTCGGCGCCCCCTCGTACATCTCGCCCGAGCGGGCCCGCGGCCACAAGCCCGGCCCGGCCGCCGACCTCTGGTCGCTCGGCGGCCTGCTGTACGCGTCCGTCGAGGGCAGCCCGCCCTACGACAAGGGCTCCGCCATCGCCACGCTCACCGCGGTGATGACCGAGCCGGTCGACCCGCCGAAGAACGCGGGCCCCGAGCTGGAGCAGGTCATCTACGGCCTGCTCGCCAAGGACCCCGACCAGCGGCTCGACGACGCCGGGGCCCGGGTGCTGCTGCGGGCCGTCCTCGACGCGCCCGAGGCCCCGCCCGAGCCGTCCCCCGAGGCGACCAGGGTCGTCCCGCTGCCGCCGCTCCCCGAGCGCCCGCCGGTGGCCCCGGCGACGCCCGCCCCGGCGAAGCCGGCCCGGGAGAAGACCGGCGAGGCCGCCGACCGCGTGCGTGGCGCCCTGAAGTCCGTACGGAACGCGGCGTCCGCGGCGAAGCCGGAGACCGAGCGCCGCCCCGGCGCCGGAGCGCCCGCGCAGGCCCGCGCCTCGCTCACCGACGTCGTCCCGCGCCGGACCCTCGTGATCATCGCCGCGGTCGTGCTCGCCGCCCTGCTCGGCACGATCCTGTACGTCGCCCTCGGCGGCGGCCAGGACGGCGGCGCCACCGACAAGGGCAAGGGCGCCGGCACCGGCGGCACGACCGCCTCGGCCGGGTCCACGGCCGGCGGCGGCAGCGACCCGAGCACCGACACCGGCACGTCGGGCGGCGACCCGGACCAGCAGGGCGGCGGGGACAAGCCCACGGGCAACAGCGGCGGCCAGAGCGGCACCACGCCCACCGGCACGCCCGGCGGCGACAAGCCCGCCGGACCGCAGCTGCCCGCCGGCTACGTGATGGTGACCAACGGCCGCTTCCACTTCCGGATGGCCATGCCCGCCTCCTTCAAACTGGCCGCCATAGCGGGCCAGAACTCGGGCGGCATCTTCCACGCCGGCGGCAGCGGCTTCCCGCGCGTCCAGGTCGACTTCAACGACAGCCCCCGTGACGACGCCGCCAGCGCCTGGCGCGCCGCCGTCGCCGCGGTGGCGGCGTCGAGCAACGGCTACAAGCACATCGGCATCCGCCCGGTCGAGTACAAGGGGTACCCGACCGTCGCCGACTGGGAGTTCGAGCGCAACCAGAACGGCATGCGGATCCGGATCCTCAACCGGGGATTCAAGGTCGACGCCGGACACGGCTACTCGATCATGATCAGCTGCAAGGCCGACGAATGGGACGCGGCGGACTGCAAGACGCTGCGCGAGACGGCGTTCGCCACGTTCAGCCCCAAGGACTGA
- a CDS encoding WhiB family transcriptional regulator yields the protein MADFSRLPGPNADLWDWQLLAACRGVDSSLFFHPEGERGAARSARENSAKEVCMRCPVRAECAAHALAVREPYGVWGGLTEDEREELMGRARNRLVTTSATARASHTSTAGVGHA from the coding sequence ATGGCAGATTTCTCCCGCCTTCCCGGACCCAACGCCGATCTGTGGGACTGGCAACTGCTCGCGGCCTGCCGCGGGGTCGACAGCTCCCTGTTCTTCCACCCCGAGGGAGAGCGCGGCGCGGCACGGAGTGCGCGCGAGAACTCGGCGAAAGAGGTCTGCATGCGATGCCCGGTACGCGCGGAGTGCGCGGCACACGCGCTCGCCGTACGGGAGCCCTACGGCGTCTGGGGCGGCCTCACCGAGGACGAACGCGAAGAGCTCATGGGCCGAGCCCGCAATCGCCTGGTCACGACGTCCGCCACCGCGCGGGCGTCCCACACGAGCACGGCCGGCGTGGGTCACGCCTGA
- the guaB gene encoding IMP dehydrogenase: MTNIDGVPEKFATLGLTYDDVLLLPGASDMAPDQIDTSSYISRNVRVNIPLLSAAMDKVTESRMAIAMARQGGVGVLHRNLSIADQANQVDLVKRSESGMVTDPITVHPDATLGEADAICAKFRISGVPVTDPAGKLLGIVTNRDMAFESDRSRQVREVMTPMPLVTGKVGISGVDAMELLRRHKIEKLPLVDEAGLLKGLITVKDFVKAEKYPNAAKDKDGRLLVGAAVGVAGDSYERAQALIEAGADFIVVDTAHGHSRLVGDMIAKIKSNSSVDVIGGNVATRDGAQSLVDAGADGIKVGVGPGSICTTRVVAGIGVPQVTAIYEASLAAKAAGIPVIGDGGLQYSGDIAKALVAGADTVMLGSLLAGCEESPGELLFINGKQFKSYRGMGSLGAMQTRGDRKSFSKDRYFQEGVASDEQLIPEGIEGQVPYRGPLASVVHQLTGGLRQSMFYVGGRTVPELQQNGRFVRITSAGLKESHPHDIQMTVEAPNYSRK, encoded by the coding sequence ATGACCAACATCGACGGAGTGCCCGAGAAATTCGCGACACTCGGGCTGACCTACGACGATGTACTGCTGCTGCCGGGTGCGTCCGACATGGCGCCCGACCAGATCGACACCTCTTCGTACATCTCGCGGAACGTGCGGGTGAACATCCCGCTGCTCTCCGCCGCGATGGACAAGGTCACCGAGTCCCGGATGGCCATCGCCATGGCCCGTCAGGGCGGCGTCGGCGTCCTGCACCGCAACCTCTCCATCGCCGACCAGGCCAACCAGGTCGACCTGGTGAAGCGCTCCGAGTCCGGCATGGTGACCGACCCGATCACCGTGCACCCGGACGCCACGCTCGGCGAGGCCGACGCGATCTGCGCCAAGTTCCGCATCAGCGGCGTCCCGGTCACCGACCCGGCGGGCAAGCTGCTCGGCATCGTGACCAACCGCGACATGGCCTTCGAGTCGGACCGCAGCCGCCAGGTGCGCGAGGTCATGACCCCGATGCCGCTGGTCACGGGCAAGGTCGGCATCTCCGGCGTGGACGCCATGGAGCTGCTGCGCCGCCACAAGATCGAGAAGCTGCCGCTGGTCGACGAGGCCGGGCTGCTCAAGGGCCTCATCACGGTCAAGGACTTCGTCAAGGCCGAGAAGTACCCGAACGCCGCCAAGGACAAGGACGGCCGGCTGCTCGTCGGCGCGGCCGTCGGCGTCGCCGGCGACTCCTACGAGCGCGCCCAGGCCCTGATCGAGGCGGGCGCCGACTTCATCGTCGTCGACACCGCGCACGGCCACTCCCGACTGGTCGGCGACATGATCGCCAAGATCAAGTCGAACTCCTCGGTCGACGTCATCGGCGGCAACGTCGCCACGCGCGACGGCGCCCAGTCGCTCGTCGACGCCGGCGCGGACGGCATCAAGGTCGGTGTCGGCCCCGGCTCCATCTGCACCACCCGCGTGGTCGCCGGCATCGGCGTCCCGCAGGTCACGGCCATCTACGAGGCCTCCCTCGCCGCCAAGGCGGCCGGCATCCCGGTCATCGGCGACGGCGGCCTGCAGTACTCCGGCGACATCGCGAAGGCGCTCGTCGCCGGCGCCGACACGGTGATGCTCGGCTCGCTGCTCGCGGGCTGCGAGGAGTCCCCGGGCGAGCTGCTCTTCATCAACGGCAAGCAGTTCAAGTCGTACCGCGGCATGGGCTCGCTGGGCGCCATGCAGACCCGCGGCGACCGCAAGTCCTTCTCCAAGGACCGGTACTTCCAGGAGGGCGTCGCCTCCGACGAGCAGCTGATCCCCGAGGGCATCGAGGGCCAGGTGCCCTACCGCGGCCCGCTCGCCTCGGTCGTGCACCAGCTGACCGGTGGTCTGCGTCAGTCGATGTTCTACGTCGGCGGCCGCACGGTCCCGGAGCTCCAGCAGAACGGCCGTTTCGTCCGGATCACCTCGGCGGGTCTCAAGGAGAGCCACCCGCACGACATCCAGATGACCGTCGAGGCACCGAACTACAGCCGCAAGTAG
- a CDS encoding LysR family transcriptional regulator, producing MIEARHLRVLRAVAATGSFSAAARELGCTQPAVSQQMKALESSAGTPLLIRTGREMRLTQAGEALVRHASGILAGLTAAEEEVAAIAGLRAGRVRLVSFPSGSSTLVPTALAALRAAHPGTRVSLVEAEPPRSVEMLREGDCDVALAFRYGTGPDAWDDLVVRPLLADRLVGLVPEGHRLAGAESVAIGELAEDPWIAGCPRCRRQLVDVCREAGFTPRIDFATDDYPAVIGLVGAGLGVAVLPELAIESVRPKGAVTVTVEPAVEREIVALTLPDLAQVPAVAATLDELTRASARAAEKSAPTRA from the coding sequence ATGATCGAGGCCCGCCACCTCCGTGTCCTGCGCGCCGTCGCCGCCACCGGCTCCTTCTCCGCCGCCGCCCGAGAACTGGGCTGCACCCAGCCTGCGGTGAGCCAGCAGATGAAGGCGCTGGAGAGCTCCGCCGGCACGCCCCTGCTGATCCGTACCGGCCGCGAGATGCGCCTCACCCAGGCGGGCGAGGCCCTGGTCCGGCACGCCTCCGGGATCCTGGCCGGGCTGACCGCCGCCGAGGAGGAGGTCGCGGCCATCGCCGGGCTGCGGGCCGGACGGGTGCGGCTCGTCTCGTTCCCCAGCGGCAGCTCCACCCTCGTCCCCACCGCCCTCGCCGCCCTGCGCGCCGCCCACCCCGGCACCCGGGTCTCCCTCGTGGAGGCCGAGCCGCCGCGCTCGGTGGAGATGCTGCGCGAGGGCGACTGCGACGTGGCCCTCGCCTTCCGTTACGGGACGGGCCCGGACGCCTGGGACGACCTGGTGGTCCGCCCGCTCCTCGCCGACCGGCTCGTCGGCCTGGTGCCCGAGGGGCACCGGCTGGCCGGGGCGGAGTCGGTGGCCATCGGCGAACTGGCCGAGGACCCGTGGATCGCGGGCTGTCCGCGCTGCCGCCGCCAGCTGGTGGACGTCTGCCGGGAGGCGGGCTTCACCCCGCGCATCGACTTCGCCACCGACGACTACCCGGCCGTGATCGGCCTGGTGGGCGCCGGCCTCGGCGTGGCCGTCCTGCCGGAGCTCGCCATCGAGTCCGTACGGCCCAAGGGCGCGGTCACCGTCACGGTGGAACCCGCCGTGGAGCGCGAGATCGTGGCACTCACCCTTCCGGACCTGGCCCAGGTCCCGGCCGTCGCGGCCACCCTGGACGAGCTGACCCGCGCCTCCGCCCGCGCCGCCGAGAAGTCGGCGCCGACACGCGCGTAG
- a CDS encoding response regulator transcription factor — MTSVLVCDDSPLAREALRRAVATVPGVERVTTAANGEEVLRRWGADRSDLILMDVRMPGLGGVETVRRLLSADPGARIIMLTVAEDLDGVALAVAAGARGYLHKDASRAELRATVTQALADPTWRLAPRRLRSAEMGAAPTLTAREIQVLEGMSHGRSNAEIGRELFLSEDTVKTHARRLFKKLGASDRAHAVALGFRWGLVR, encoded by the coding sequence ATGACTTCCGTCCTCGTCTGCGACGACTCCCCGCTTGCCCGAGAGGCGCTTCGGCGGGCGGTCGCGACCGTGCCCGGCGTCGAGCGCGTGACCACCGCGGCCAACGGCGAGGAAGTCCTCCGCCGCTGGGGCGCGGACCGCTCGGACCTGATTCTGATGGACGTGCGCATGCCCGGCCTGGGCGGCGTGGAGACCGTCCGCCGGCTGCTGTCCGCGGACCCCGGCGCCCGCATCATCATGCTCACCGTCGCCGAGGACCTGGACGGTGTCGCGCTCGCGGTCGCCGCGGGTGCCCGTGGCTATCTGCACAAGGACGCCTCGCGCGCCGAGCTGCGGGCCACCGTCACCCAGGCCCTCGCCGACCCGACCTGGCGGCTCGCCCCGCGCCGGCTGCGCTCGGCCGAGATGGGCGCCGCGCCCACGCTCACGGCCCGCGAGATCCAGGTGCTGGAGGGCATGAGCCACGGCCGGTCCAACGCGGAGATCGGGCGCGAGCTCTTCCTCTCCGAGGACACGGTCAAGACGCACGCGCGCAGGCTGTTCAAGAAGTTGGGTGCCTCCGACCGGGCGCACGCGGTGGCGCTCGGATTCCGCTGGGGCCTGGTGCGCTGA